In Zingiber officinale cultivar Zhangliang chromosome 1A, Zo_v1.1, whole genome shotgun sequence, a genomic segment contains:
- the LOC122006435 gene encoding transcription factor BHLH148-like, translating to MNPDDIPHWTFSLSPPPLLDDPLSHNELFPSSPAPLSAWQPSSSFAIAEHRAFGSMPSSECLTNMRQSSDTGTESSRGFRDMMRERQRRESLSQSYADLRSILSSKTKGDKVSIVQEAGEHLEELQKAREKLRRRNKELEMAALRNFATGPKAPSIEVCVTNSSSTIDSMISALRCLKQMELEVTAVRSSSGGRDWSMEVSICDRKVEKYEVERAMKTALMQMEEEDSVTCLVKNIDHDSRG from the exons ATGAATCCCGACGATATCCCGCACTGGACGTTCTCACTGTCGCCGCCGCCCCTGCTCGATGACCCGCTCAGCCACAATGAATTATTCCCCAGCTCGCCGGCGCCGCTGTCCGCATGGCAACCTTCTTCCTCATTTGCCATTGCTGAGCACAGAGCATTCGGCAGCATGCCGTCGTCTGAATGCTTAACCAACATGCGCCAGAGCTCGGACACGGGGACGGAGAGCAGTCGGGGATTCCGGGACATGATGCGAGAGAGGCAGAGGAGGGAGAGTCTCAGCCAAAGCTACGCCGACCTCCGCTCCATTCTATCTTCTAAAACAAAG GGAGACAAGGTTTCGATAGTTCAGGAGGCAGGGGAGCACTTGGAGGAGCTGCAGAAGGCGAGGGAGAAGCTCCGGAGGCGAAACAAGGAGCTCGAGATGGCTGCATTGAGGAATTTTGCGACGGGTCCAAAGGCTCCTTCAATCGAAGTTTGTGTCACTAATTCTTCATCAACGATCGACTCGATGATCTCTGCTCTTCGTTGCCTGAAGCAGATGGAGCTGGAGGTCACCGCCGTCCGAAGCAGTTCCGGTGGCCGGGATTGGTCGATGGAGGTGAGCATCTGTGATCGGAAGGTGGAAAAGTATGAGGTGGAGAGAGCGATGAAGACGGCTCTGATGCAAATGGAGGAGGAGGATTCCGTTACTTGCCTTGTGAAGAACATAGATCATGATTCTCGAGGATGA